ttataaagaaacCTTTGactaaattattaaatatatattatatatatatatatatatttgtgaaacaaataatttgcatattacaaaaaaaaaatatttatacatatattaatttttgttttatttaagaGGTTTCATACCCAACTCCTTCCTAATTTCATTCCATTTATCAATAGACAAttcatcctttttattttcatcatagcTATGATTACTTTGAGAACTTgaatgataatttttttttttttgtttttttaaaaagaataacttttttttttttttatcatgttcttcttttttattttgtacacTATATTCTGAACTTGTAAAAGAATGTTTACTATCGGATGagtaatttcttttttcttttttttttttatgatcatATTTCGAAtgtgttctttttttttctttctttctacTTTTTCTATCCATATCACTACTATAATCAGAATGATGACGtctttcttcatcatcatacttattattatatttatggttatatattttattgtgtTTTTTGTTCTTGTCATAATTTCCTTCctttttatgataataattatgatcgTCTTCCGacgaatatttattaatttttttatgtctTTCTAACATATCCCTTTGTTTATATTCATTCTTATTTTTGTTAATctccttatttttattatgtgttGTATCCTCGTTATTCTTAAATAGTTCATTATCTGAAGAAATGTTTAATAAAGCTTTGTAATATTCcaaattttttctttgtaataaattattttcttctaacACTTGTCTCTTGGTCAATGTTGGAAAATCCACATCtagaaaattatttaaaattaaacaaTTATCAACAAATACgtccatatatattttttcaaaagtACCATTTTGTAATCTCATTCTAATTTTCCTATAATCAAATAATATGGGTTCTAAATGATTATATACTTCTAAGCTCTTCCCTATTAatcttaaataaaatatacctAGTGCTCTTAAATATACAAagtcttcattttttatatattcatatattatatctttatcgGGTTGAATTTGTAACAGTTTTAAAATTAAGCATAAAAAACGTGTAGGCTTTCTATTACCCCCGTAGGTACCACCTAcgtattttaaatttatggCTTGGTCAATGATGGATTCggctacaaaaaaaaaaaaaaaaaaaaaaaaaaaaaaaaaaaaaaacatataatataatataatataacataatataatgactaataaaataatacaattatgacaggtatatatatatatatataaaaaacaacaacaataacaataacataataattaatatataatattattacatgtcAGAGCAAAACATTTTTCCTTCCAATATGGgctatcatatattttacttcttattatatttgatattAAGTACTGTGGATTGGAtccaaaattttttatagcACTGGCATCAGTGCGGTTAGCCATActtacattatttatttatataaaaagttaattataataaaatatactgGAAGAAATaatcttctttttatttccCCTATTTTTAGTTCTtacttttttaaatgaaagattttttattttaaaatcatCTTTTTTGTATCTCTAATTGTCATTTCAagttaatttttataaaacatatatatataaaaatatatattacattattatatatatatatatatatatatatatatatttctttatccctttttcttttattttaattatatatatctattgatatattattattaatagatAATCATATCCATaagtttaaaaaataaatattcatatatatatatatatatatattttatttatttaatttttttcttgttcattctttttattttaaaaaaaataaataaaataatattaccataataatataattattataataaataaataaatatatatatatatatatatatataacatatatataatattgccTTCTTTTGTGGTATGCTATATTACATACGTTTGTATATTGTATGCATATATACGCAAATATTCTGTTCCTTCAATTACTATAATTTcacttattatttttttattattattattttttaatttgtgaaaatattttattcctTATGATTGccattacaaaataaaaaaaaaatattaattacatGATGTATAACAatttaatatgtaataaatacCCGAAATTAATATAACTTATAATATGTGATATATTAGTAAGTTCATTTTACCAGttaaggaaataaaaaaagaaataggattttttttttttttttttttttttttttttttttttattattattattatttttttttgttaatattatacaatataatgaATGGATTGCAGTTTTTATTacgaattaataaaaatattataagacGATTTTCAAGTTTGTATTCTCcaaatataaagaagaatGTGCCTGATTATATAGATTTCGAAACATTTTACcctaaaaaagaaataaagcCAGATATTATGACA
This Plasmodium falciparum 3D7 genome assembly, chromosome: 11 DNA region includes the following protein-coding sequences:
- a CDS encoding pre-mRNA-splicing factor 38A, putative, whose product is MANRTDASAIKNFGSNPQYLISNIIRSKIYDSPYWKEKCFALTSESIIDQAINLKYVGGTYGGNRKPTRFLCLILKLLQIQPDKDIIYEYIKNEDFVYLRALGIFYLRLIGKSLEVYNHLEPILFDYRKIRMRLQNGTFEKIYMDVFVDNCLILNNFLDVDFPTLTKRQVLEENNLLQRKNLEYYKALLNISSDNELFKNNEDTTHNKNKEINKNKNEYKQRDMLERHKKINKYSSEDDHNYYHKKEGNYDKNKKHNKIYNHKYNNKYDDEERRHHSDYSSDMDRKSRKKEKKRTHSKYDHKKKKEKRNYSSDSKHSFTSSEYSVQNKKEEHDKKKKKLFFLKKQKKKNYHSSSQSNHSYDENKKDELSIDKWNEIRKELGMKPLK